The following proteins come from a genomic window of Lolium rigidum isolate FL_2022 chromosome 5, APGP_CSIRO_Lrig_0.1, whole genome shotgun sequence:
- the LOC124653337 gene encoding metal tolerance protein C2 encodes MGDPKAWNPNYGVVGSGDRRLAYSRHFSLSSASSPRPGLARSDSSISMPVPYSPFPLHAAAAPANADFRFRWLATRPMRRLALLLALNAAYSAVELAVGLLTGRVGLVSDAFHLTFGCGLLSFSLFAMAASRTKPDSLYTYGYKRLEVLAAFTNALFLLFLSFSLAVEALHSFMQDESEHKHYLIVSAVTNLFVNLLGVWFFRSYARVNIVYRKAEDMNHHSICLHVLADSVRSAGLILASWFLSLGVENAEVLCLGIVSVAVFMLVLPLFKATGNILLQIAPGNVAPSAFIKCGRQITAYEDVSGLSQGRFWELVPGHAVGCLSVQVKNGGDDQSVLKYVHGLYEDLGIQDLTIQTEGS; translated from the exons ATGGGGGACCCCAAGGCGTGGAACCCCAACTACGGCGTCGTCGGCAGCGGCGACCGCCGCCTCGCCTACTCCCGCCACTTCTccctctcctccgcctcctcgccccGCCCCGGCCTCGCGCGCTCCGACTCCTCCATCTCCATGCCCGTACCCTACTCGCCCTTCCcgctccacgccgccgccgccccggccaaCGCCGACTTCCGCTTCCGCTGGCTCGCCACCCGCCCCATGCGCCGCCTCGCGCTCCTCCTCGCCCTCAACGCCGCCTACTCCGCCGTCGAGCTCGCCGTCGGCCTCCTCACGGGCCGCGTCGGCCTCGTGTCCGATGCCTTCCATTTGACCTTCGGCTGCGGCCTGCTCAGCTTCTCCCTGTTCGCCATGGCCGCCTCCCGGACCAAGCCAGATTCCCTCTACACCTACGG GTATAAAAGACTGGAGGTCCTGGCTGCCTTCACGAATGCC CTGTTCCTGCTCTTCCTCTCCTTCTCCTTGGCCGTTGAAGCTCTGCACTCGTTTATGCAGGATGAATCTGAGCACAA GCATTACCTCATTGTCTCTGCTGTCACAAACCTTTTCGTCAATTTACTTGGTGTTTGGTTCTTTCGGAGCTATGCTCGTGTTAACATAG TTTACAGGAAAGCAGAGGATATGAATCATCACTCCATCTGTTTGCATGTTCTGGCAGATTCAGTACGGAG tgCAGGCTTGATACTAGCTTCTTGGTTTCTGTCATTGGG GGTTGAGAATGCAGAGGTGCTGTGCCTGGGAATTGTCTCGGTCGCAGTGTTCATGCTTGTTCTGCCTCTGTTCAAAGCTACTGGCAATATCCTGTTGCAAATCGCACCTGGCAATGTAGCACCTTCAGCCTTCATCAAGTGTGGCAGACAG ATTACAGCTTACGAGGATGTCTCTGGGCTATCCCAGGGTCGATTTTGGGAGCTTGTACCTGGCCATGCTGTCGGTTGCCTCTCAGTTCAG GTGAAGAATGGCGGTGATGATCAGTCAGTGCTCAAATACGTTCATGGATTGTATGAGGATCTGGGAATACAAGATCTGACCATCCAAACTGAAGGGTCATAG